Proteins co-encoded in one Brassica rapa cultivar Chiifu-401-42 chromosome A02, CAAS_Brap_v3.01, whole genome shotgun sequence genomic window:
- the LOC103851809 gene encoding F-box/FBD/LRR-repeat protein At5g56420-like, whose amino-acid sequence MDRLTQLPDDLLIKILSFVPTKGVVATSILSKRWLPLWTLVPSLVFEDFSEEEDEEINEIHVRSLSQFVSGTLLLHKATVLERFHLNSASECSAWEIGLWVKIAVDRFVRDLKISFCYDHFLVNLPSRLFRCETLETLQLRMVILSGVPCRLSFPSLTKLRLLSVKYSDDESFSRLVSNCPILEDLVVETCHGDNVATFTVNLPSLQSLSVRNTVRESPPDDHLFVIHSQSLKQLNIVDYFGELKLIGNLPKLVEANLQSMSYHTNVLESFTFVRRLYVCLDGEAQYPRGTVLFQLVRLELCSCIDSWTDMLVSLLQHSPKLQALKLVLKHWILVDRKVRWMQPRRVPECLLLHLKTFEWSDYEGTKVEKEVAIYILKNAKLLVSATIYPFSVSMVRKHQMFKELEIATRSLRACELTMG is encoded by the exons ATGGATAGGTTAACTCAATTGCCAGATGATTTACTCATCAAGATACTGTCCTTTGTCCCGACCAAAGGTGTCGTGGCTACGAGCATTTTGTCTAAACGATGGCTGCCTCTTTGGACACTGGTGCCAAGTCTTGTCTTTGAGGATTTCTCagaggaggaagatgaagagatTAATGAAATCCATGTCAGAAGCCTGTCGCAGTTTGTGTCAGGGACTTTGCTATTACACAAAGCAACTGTCCTAGAAAGGTTTCATCTCAACAGCGCGTCAGAATGTAGCGCTTGGGAGATTGGTTTATGGGTTAAAATCGCAGTCGATCGCTTTGTGCGTGACTTGAAAATAAGTTTTTGTTATGATCATTTTCTTGTTAACTTGCCGAGTAGGTTGTTTAGATGCGAGACACTTGAGACTTTACAACTCCGTATGGTGATTCTCTCGGGAGTTCCTTGTCGGTTAAGCTTTCCATCCCTCACGAAGTTGCGCCTTCTATCTGTCAAGTACTCAGACGATGAATCTTTCTCTAGGCTTGTTTCAAACTGTCCCATCCTTGAAGATTTAGTTGTAGAGACTTGTCACGGAGACAATGTGGCAACTTTCACCGTGAACTTGCCTTCCTTACAGAGTTTATCCGTTAGGAATACGGTACGAGAGTCCCCACCTGACGATCATTTGTTCGTGATACATTCCCAGTCTTTGAAGCAGTTGAACATTGTGGACTACTTTGGTGAACTTAAACTAATCGGTAATCTTCCGAAACTTGTCGAGGCAAATCTTCAATCTATGTCCTACCACACCAATGTTCTGGAGTCTTTTACCTTTGTCAGGCGTCTTTATGTATGCTTAGAtggagag GCTCAGTATCCTCGTGGTACAGTTTTGTTTCAGCTAGTGCGTTTGGAGCTATGTTCATGTATAGATAGCTGGACGGATATGCTTGTGAGTCTGCTCCAACATTCTCCTAAACTACAAGCTCTCAAGCTTGTCCTG AAGCATTGGATTCTTGTGGATCGTAAGGTTCGTTGGATGCAACCGAGGCGTGTTCCTGAATGTTTGTTGTTACATCTCAAAACTTTTGAGTGGAGTGACTATGAAGGCACAAAAGTTGAGAAAGAAGTGGCGATTTATATTTTGAAGAATGCGAAGCTGTTAGTGAGTGCAACTATCTATCCTTTCTCAGTTAGCATGGTGCGCAAACACCAGATGTTTAAGGAACTGGAAATTGCGACCAGGAGTTTAAGAGCATGTGAGCTTACAATGGGCTGA
- the LOC103851921 gene encoding putative F-box/FBD/LRR-repeat protein At5g56810, producing the protein MKSLHLTKVRFLDHEAFCTLMSSCPVLNDLFLDSVTTDPRCGFQFYHPCSSLFTISVPSLERLEIKDYTSVRTYPSNKSRFKINAPSLKYLEVYINGSNFEFYKDLHNLVEASLLVDDSQTDKLLRFLTSVEFLSIHLYPTKVLLLADTISQRLRHLKLSTYGKNSRNLLLYLLKHCPKLQVLKLQEIHWTTKWPGSPHTRCKDEEFKDPPPLFCKPSSVPECLSFNLKTFGWKCYKGKEEEKEIVLYILQNAPCLKTTKISVYSPGHRFREKELLRIKELESVPKASTSCQLVIRLTNSS; encoded by the exons ATGAAAAGTCTTCACCTCACAAAGGTGAGGTTCCTTGACCATGAAGCTTTCTGCACGCTTATGTCTTCTTGTCCTGTTCTTAACGATCTCTTCTTAGATAGCGTTACCACTGATCCCCGCTGCGGTTTCCAGTTTTATCACCCTTGCTCTTCTTTATTCACCATATCGGTCCCTTCTCTCGAGAGATTGGAGATAAAAGATTATACTTCGGTTCGCACTTATCCTAGCAATAAGTCTAGATTCAAGATAAATGCTCCTTCTTTGAAGTACTTAGAGGTATACATCAACGGTAGCAATTTCGAGTTTTATAAGGATCTGCACAACTTGGTGGAGGCTAGTCTCCTTGTTGATGATTCTCAAACTGACAAGCTTCTCAGATTTCTTACTTCTGTGGAGTTTCTTTCCATACATTTATATCCTACCAAG GTTCTGCTTCTTGCGGATACAATTTCTCAGCGGCTTCGTCATCTGAAACTATCTACTTACGGAAAAAATTCGCGTAATCTGCTTCTGTATTTGCTCAAACATTGCCCTAAACTACAAGTTCTCAAGCTCCAGGAGATACATTGGACAACAAAATGGCCTGGTTCTCCGCATACGAGGTGTAAAGACGAAGAGTTCAAGGATCCACCACCTTTGTTCTGTAAGCCGAGCTCGGTTCCTGAATGCTTGTCCTTCAATCTTAAAACTTTTGGATGGAAATGTTACAAAGGaaaagaggaagagaaagaaaTCGTTCTTTACATCCTGCAGAACGCTCCTTGTTTAAAAACCACTAAGATCTCTGTATATTCACCAGGTCATCGATTCAGGGAGAAAGAGCTGCTGAGGATCAAGGAGTTGGAATCTGTGCCTAAAGCTTCAACTTCATGTCAGCTTGTAATTCGACTTACTAACAGTTCCTAG